From ANME-2 cluster archaeon:
TCAGTGGATTTGGCAATGAATACGAATATACAGAAAATGAGATTTTCCGCAAGAAAAAACCACCACAATGCCCAACATGTGCTAATAATATGGTGCATAATGGTTTTAACAGCTATACCAAAAAAGGTCTTGGCACCATAAAAATTGGAAAATATCTATGTAAC
This genomic window contains:
- a CDS encoding ISNCY family transposase; the encoded protein is MTTINSTLNNFSEIPIFHNVFSGFGNEYEYTENEIFRKKKPPQCPTCANNMVHNGFNSYTKKGLGTIKIGKYLCN